A portion of the Pseudorasbora parva isolate DD20220531a chromosome 1, ASM2467924v1, whole genome shotgun sequence genome contains these proteins:
- the LOC137071965 gene encoding Fc receptor-like protein 5, whose translation MMPYLHYILTKPAVSLSFTEAFAPRSPPVKPVVKVKPDQRVFSGETVTLTCVIPGGGDTQWAYRWFRDGEPVYPYPSPTAEISFTAYVYLSVEFSCRGERSDSQTDISDALTLTVSVLTEIPKAVLTVKPEPSQIFRGETVTLTCDVQGEGWTYRWRCDDGKDQRSKEKEFKITADHTQRCRCYGCRGSGSGSGSGSGSGSGSGSGSGLFCSHASDVVTLTVTDLKPKPELTSDPAGAALTGNTVTLTCGMDPSTGHWDFYWYKHTVNSETKKTETNPYSLKIDSVSDGGQYWCRAGRGKPVYYTQYSDALWVNATESPKALVTVRPDERVFRGETVTLRCDIKWGGDTEWTYRWEIEENNSWYKNTVSRTSTQELIISGVEDSHSGKYTCTGQMKTQRSQRSDAVTLTVSAEAQAVVRVSPQPWLTEGESATLICEVSGSSTGWTFSWFRDHDHLSDSSRGAGGSYTLSPASPPHTGVYTCRAERGRPAYHTHTSSTQPLWVTGVSASVSLVINPSRSQHFSSESLALSCEDQSNSAGLTVRRYTDKGTQTCSNQTGSSCVMDSLSTSDTGVYWCESESGEKRRPRNITVHDGEVILSSVDHVIEGETLTLHCLHRSTNPSILSAGFYKDGSLIQNQTTGEMNITTVSKSHEGFYYCKTERGASPHSWISVRVSAQISGLKILSFLLAACQYLMATVVLLYKCYRARGNTSV comes from the exons ATGATGCCATACCTGCATTATATCctgaccaagcctgcagtctccctctcatttactgaagctttcgcgcctcgatcgccccccg TGAAACCTGTAGTGAAGGTGAAGCCGGATCAGCGAGTGTTCAGTGGAGAGACAGTCACTCTCACATGTGTCATACCGGGAGGAGGAGACACTCAGTGGGCATACAGATGGTTTAGAGATGGAGAACCTGTCTATCCATATCCATCACCAACAGCAGAGATAAGTTTCACAGCTTATGTGTATCTCAGTGTTGAATTCAGCTGTAGAGGAGAGAGATCAGACTCACAGACAGACATCAGTGATGCTCTTACACTGACTGTATCAG TTCTTACAGAGATACCTAAAGCTGTTCTGACTGTAAAGCCTGAACCATCACAGATATTCAGAGGAGAGACTGTCACTCTCACATGTGACGTACAGGGGGAAGGATGGACATACAGATGGCGGTGTGATGATGGTAAAGATCAGCGCTCTAAAGAGAAAGAGTTCAAGATCACTGCAGATCACACACAGAGGTGCAGGTGTTACGGCTGTAGAGGATCAGGATCAGGATCAGGATCAGGATCAGGATCAGGATCAGGATCAGGATCAGGATCAGGATTATTCTGCTCTCACGCGAGTGATGTAGTGACTCTGACTGTGACGG ATCTAAAGCCGAAGCCTGAACTCACATCAGATCCTGCAGGAGCTGCACTGACAGGAAACACAGTGACTTTGACCTGTGGCATGGATCCGTCCACTGGACACTGGGACTTTTACTGGTACAAACACACAGTGAACTCTGAGACAAAGAAGACAGAAACAAACCCCTACAGCCTGAAGATTGATTCAGTGTCTGATGGAGGCCAGTACTGGTGTAGAGCTGGAAGAGGGAAACCAGTCTATTACACACAATACAGTGATGCACTGTGGGTAAATGCTACAg AGAGTCCTAAAGCTTTGGTGACGGTACGACCTGATGAACGAGTGTTTAGAGGAGAAACAGTCACTCTCAGATGTGATATAAAGTGGGGAGGAGACACTGAGTGGACATACAGATGGGAAATAGAGGAAAACAACAGCTGGTATAAAAACACTGTCAGCCGAACCTCAACACAAGAGTTGATCATCAGCGGAGTTGAAGACTCTCACAGCGGTAAATACACCTGTACAGGACAGATGAAGACTCAACGCTCTCAGCGCAGTGATGCTGTTACACTGACTGTATCAG CTGAAGCTCAGGCAGTCGTGCGAGTGTCTCCACAGCCGTGGCTGACTGAAGGAGAATCAGCGACTCTGATCTGTGAGGTTTCAGGCTCCTCTACAGGCTGGACGTTCAGCTGGTTCAGAGATCATGATCATCTGTCAGACAGCAGCAGAGGAGCTGGAGGATCTTACACTCTCAGTCCTGCGTCTCCACCGCACACAGGAGTTTATACGTGCAGAGCAGAGAGAGGACGACCagcctatcacacacacaccagcagcACACAGCCACTGTGGGTCACCG GAGTTTCTGCTTCAGTGTCTCTGGTCATCAATCCCAGCAGAAGTCAACACTTCTCATCTGAGTCTCTCGCTCTGAGCTGTGAGGATCAGAGTAACTCTGCTGGATTGACAGTGAGAAGATACACAGACAAAGGCACACAAACTTGTTCAAATCAAACAGGATCTTCATGTGTAATGGACTCTCTCAGCACATCTGACACTGGAGTGTACTGGTGTGAGTCTGAATCTGGAGAGAAACGCCGTCCTCGAAACATCACTGTACACG ATGGTGAAGTGATTCTGAGTTCTGTTGATCATGTGATTGAGGGAGAGACTCTGACTCTACACTGTTTACATCGATCTACAAACCCCTCGATCCTCAGCGCTGGTTTCTATAAAGACGGATCactgatccagaatcagacGACAGGAGAGATGAACATCACTACTGTCTCAAAGTCACATGAGGGTTTCTACTACTGTAAAACAGAGAGAGGAGCGTCACCCCACAGCTGGATCTCAGTCAGAG tGTCAGCTCAGATTTCTGGACTCAAAATCCTCAGTTTTCTTCTGGCAGCTTGTCAGTATCTGATGGCCACAGTCGTGCTGCTTTACAAATGTTACAGAGCGAGAGGTAACACTTCAgtctga